The region TGCTACAAGATTGTTATGGATCTGATTTTAAAAGTAATATTAATCTCTGGATGGATTTTCTTCGCATATGGAATTGTGGTGAATCTTTGAATCCAGGCATAGTGATTATGGATATACATTCATTGTTCTTCCTGATTACCCCTGAAATTCAGCCACAGTTATGGTAGCATGTGATTGTCTTCATGTTATTGAAAGTGCGGAGGGGATGATGGCCAAAAACAAGGTGCAATTTCAGAAGGGATTGAGCATAAGTGATTTTCTGTCGAGTTATGGGACAGAGGATCAGTGCCGGGTAGCAGTGTTTTCCTGGCGATGGCCCAAAGAATTCGCCTGTCCAGAGTGCGGTTGGAACCACTACTGTGAAATCAAGGGACGTAAGGTGTTGCAATGTAACCGATGCCATCATCAAACGTCGCTTATTGCGGGAACAATTTTCCAGGACACAAAGCTGGGGCTTACAAAGTGGTTTCTTGCTATTTATCTGATAACGCAGAACAAAGTTGGAATATCAAGTCTTGCTTTGGCACGGCAATTGGGAGTATCCCAGAATACCAGTTGGCGGGTGAAACACAAATTAATGCAAGTCATGTTGGAACGTGACAATGGGAAACAACTCAAAAACCGCATTGAAATTGACGACGCCTATCTTGGAGGAGAACGCCATGGAGGCAAGAGGGGGCGGGGTGCTGACGGAAAAACGCCCTTCCTTGCGGCCGTCGAAACCACCGACAATTCAGAACCCATTCG is a window of SAR324 cluster bacterium DNA encoding:
- a CDS encoding IS1595 family transposase — its product is MAKNKVQFQKGLSISDFLSSYGTEDQCRVAVFSWRWPKEFACPECGWNHYCEIKGRKVLQCNRCHHQTSLIAGTIFQDTKLGLTKWFLAIYLITQNKVGISSLALARQLGVSQNTSWRVKHKLMQVMLERDNGKQLKNRIEIDDAYLGGERHGGKRGRGADGKTPFLAAVETTDNSEPIRIKLSVVKGFRKEIVRRWSALHLSAGCSVVSDGLLCFGAIAESGCKHQAVVVGGGAKSVSHPEFNWVNTTLGNIKGAIVGTYRAISGKHAARYLAEFEYRHNRRFRMADMIPRLGYVGAHTPPMPERLLKLAEIPW